In Candidatus Sysuiplasma acidicola, the following are encoded in one genomic region:
- a CDS encoding magnesium transporter CorA family protein, whose protein sequence is MITRTVISPDRSTKQSFENVTDVDTSSVKGSIVWIDCDVIDESLLEWLSSKFHLDQYSAEDIRKGGQRVKVEDYREYTFCTVKSPLASSETPPASVFSEIFALFSDTWIVTIHRGPSDTIKSVMDAVANRGLSPLSPTPASDLVYYMIIDFATDAFIDSLTAVEDDIYALSDEAEKFINFRKRGLEDVKELMLSLSRIRARLIALRTVLSQERDALGQIMRGSIPYVRNETLRNFRDVHDHSFQLVELVDSYVARVNDVRDLYFSLRSALTDNIIKVLTIVATIFLPLALLAGIYGMNFTHGYNVPGSSSPYGFYIMIIIMTAVGLILVGAFRRYGWI, encoded by the coding sequence TTGATAACCAGGACAGTCATCTCTCCAGACCGTTCGACGAAACAGTCATTCGAAAATGTCACGGACGTTGACACCAGCAGTGTCAAGGGATCAATCGTCTGGATTGATTGCGACGTCATCGACGAAAGTCTGCTGGAGTGGCTATCGTCAAAATTCCATCTAGATCAGTATTCTGCCGAGGACATCCGGAAAGGCGGCCAGCGTGTGAAGGTTGAAGATTACAGAGAGTACACATTCTGCACGGTCAAGTCGCCGCTGGCGTCCTCCGAAACCCCCCCTGCTTCTGTTTTTTCTGAAATTTTTGCTCTATTTTCAGACACGTGGATAGTCACCATACATCGCGGTCCTTCCGATACAATCAAAAGCGTTATGGATGCCGTGGCAAACAGGGGGCTGTCGCCTCTTTCGCCAACTCCGGCAAGCGACCTTGTCTATTACATGATAATTGACTTTGCCACCGACGCATTCATTGATTCACTGACAGCGGTGGAAGACGATATTTATGCGCTGTCAGATGAGGCCGAGAAATTCATTAACTTCAGGAAAAGAGGACTGGAGGACGTCAAGGAGCTTATGCTCTCGCTTTCCAGGATAAGAGCACGGCTGATAGCACTGAGGACAGTTCTTTCGCAGGAGAGGGATGCTCTCGGACAGATTATGCGTGGTTCAATCCCCTATGTCAGGAACGAAACACTCCGCAATTTCAGGGATGTTCACGATCACTCCTTCCAGCTTGTCGAACTCGTCGACTCTTATGTGGCGCGCGTAAATGACGTTCGCGACCTGTACTTCAGCCTGCGTTCGGCTCTCACAGACAACATCATCAAAGTACTGACGATTGTCGCTACCATCTTCCTGCCGCTCGCGCTTCTCGCCGGCATATACGGCATGAATTTCACCCACGGATACAACGTGCCGGGGAGTTCGTCTCCCTATGGTTTCTATATCATGATCATCATCATGACTGCAGTCGGACTGATCCTCGTCGGCGCATTCCGCAGATATGGCTGGATTTAG
- a CDS encoding DUF2079 domain-containing protein, whose amino-acid sequence MLLSPVWPFTKTTSAAMRLRGRDRFAVVAVSAAIAYGLIWSLISIAKLDTYHATVYDLGVSSYLLWSVFHGHFVMVPEKAIYLLLAPFYYIYPSQAALLTFQSFWIGAGAVPIYLMAKRFLRGREALTVALGYLLYFPIAGINWFDFHFMALFPTLFFTGLYFRMSGRAWPSAIFLGLSCTTDALAPVVVALAGCILIYDDRRLNCGRVPVFPRDNDRISMRFDAALAALPVLFLSGVVVIFGPDTLLKYVPFRLTLYAAASALSYDLSWKLFFLALPILPLIVFARKSSVLMLLSVPYSLFALFSTDLNNFTPYYYQYAAMYAPGYLLAAILGMTKMKGKTISVSTKRKISVKPASLFITLILVSGAFLLPYSPANAYLPKPPDGNYLFLHNVMPGAVDNELSEMISLIPRNASVLMQNNMPSLAQRANSTIPGVYRGNYLPDYVITDPHSRFFYVNINGSTEGDMLYWVNTLFSTGMYGIMAEAGNCILLAKGYTGAIRYFVPYSAKQSMQIGHGGDPIFRLCLANGLYELNLSGPSSATLFIRMYGRTLIANTTGTSELSNGVSVVVSTDIGSVYSFVSVAVGHVSSNTSCVISLTQSSWLQNRQT is encoded by the coding sequence ATGCTGTTATCGCCAGTTTGGCCTTTCACGAAAACAACATCTGCAGCGATGCGACTGAGGGGAAGAGACAGATTCGCAGTCGTTGCAGTGTCGGCTGCTATTGCCTATGGCCTCATTTGGTCCCTGATATCAATAGCCAAACTGGATACGTACCACGCGACCGTTTACGACCTCGGCGTCAGTTCATATCTGCTGTGGTCTGTGTTCCACGGCCACTTTGTAATGGTGCCTGAAAAGGCAATATACCTGCTGCTGGCGCCTTTCTACTACATTTATCCCAGTCAGGCTGCACTGCTCACGTTTCAGAGCTTCTGGATAGGCGCAGGGGCGGTGCCCATATACCTCATGGCAAAGAGGTTCCTGCGCGGCAGGGAAGCTCTGACGGTCGCCCTGGGCTACCTGCTGTATTTTCCGATTGCAGGCATCAACTGGTTCGATTTTCATTTCATGGCACTCTTTCCCACATTGTTTTTCACCGGCCTCTACTTCCGCATGAGCGGGCGGGCATGGCCCTCTGCAATTTTTCTGGGACTGTCGTGCACGACCGATGCTCTTGCACCGGTCGTGGTCGCTCTTGCCGGCTGCATTCTCATATACGATGATCGCAGGCTCAATTGTGGAAGGGTTCCGGTATTTCCGAGAGACAACGACCGCATTTCTATGCGATTCGATGCTGCTTTGGCAGCACTCCCCGTGCTCTTCCTCTCCGGTGTGGTGGTGATATTCGGCCCCGATACTCTGCTAAAATATGTGCCGTTCAGACTGACGCTTTATGCTGCTGCTTCCGCGCTCTCGTATGACTTGTCATGGAAACTGTTTTTTCTTGCATTGCCCATTTTGCCCTTAATCGTTTTTGCAAGGAAAAGTTCTGTGCTTATGCTGCTCTCTGTGCCGTACAGCCTGTTCGCGCTCTTCAGCACGGATCTGAACAATTTCACACCATACTACTATCAGTACGCCGCGATGTATGCCCCGGGATACCTGCTTGCCGCAATCCTCGGCATGACGAAAATGAAGGGTAAGACAATAAGCGTTTCGACAAAGAGGAAAATCAGTGTGAAGCCTGCATCGCTCTTCATAACTCTCATTCTGGTGTCTGGAGCCTTCCTGCTCCCCTACAGCCCTGCAAATGCATATCTGCCGAAACCGCCGGATGGGAATTACCTGTTTCTGCACAATGTAATGCCCGGCGCCGTGGACAACGAGCTTTCGGAGATGATTTCGCTCATCCCGCGCAACGCATCGGTGCTGATGCAGAACAATATGCCCTCGCTCGCGCAGAGAGCGAATTCCACCATACCCGGCGTGTACAGGGGAAATTATCTGCCCGACTATGTCATCACCGACCCGCATTCGAGATTCTTCTACGTCAACATTAACGGCAGCACTGAGGGTGATATGTTGTACTGGGTGAATACCCTCTTTTCCACAGGCATGTATGGAATAATGGCCGAAGCAGGAAACTGCATACTGCTTGCCAAGGGCTACACAGGTGCCATACGATATTTCGTACCATATAGCGCAAAACAATCGATGCAGATTGGACATGGAGGCGATCCCATTTTTCGGTTGTGCCTGGCAAATGGCCTGTACGAGTTGAACCTGTCGGGCCCCAGTTCTGCAACACTGTTTATCCGCATGTACGGCAGAACATTGATTGCCAACACTACAGGAACATCTGAATTGAGCAATGGTGTATCAGTCGTAGTATCCACTGATATCGGAAGCGTGTATTCGTTTGTCTCTGTTGCCGTCGGGCATGTTTCGTCAAATACATCCTGTGTCATTTCACTGACACAGTCTTCCTGGCTGCAGAATCGACAGACCTGA
- a CDS encoding chromate resistance protein produces MKWVTREKAKVDRIACPWVIKRFVDRDAEFIFVPKEKIAETAAKEKAIPFDAPGVELTHYEEGGKEYVSFDAIIKKYGLKDQALLELARIVRGADADIPDAPPESAGLEAAALGFRDIASNDHENMRLQFPFYDAMYRYCQLRLSKKAELEHAK; encoded by the coding sequence ATGAAGTGGGTAACCAGAGAGAAGGCCAAGGTTGACAGAATAGCATGCCCCTGGGTGATTAAGAGATTTGTAGACAGGGATGCCGAATTCATTTTTGTTCCGAAGGAGAAAATAGCGGAAACTGCCGCGAAGGAAAAAGCTATTCCGTTTGATGCGCCAGGCGTGGAACTGACGCACTACGAGGAAGGCGGAAAGGAGTATGTAAGTTTCGATGCCATCATAAAAAAGTACGGGCTCAAGGATCAGGCATTGCTTGAACTTGCCAGGATTGTCAGGGGCGCGGATGCGGACATACCTGATGCCCCGCCGGAATCGGCTGGTCTGGAAGCAGCTGCGCTCGGTTTCAGGGACATCGCATCCAACGATCATGAGAATATGAGACTGCAATTCCCGTTCTATGATGCAATGTACAGATACTGTCAGCTCAGACTGAGCAAGAAGGCAGAGCTGGAACACGCAAAGTAG
- a CDS encoding iron-containing redox enzyme family protein, translating into MKCPVCLEKTEWTEGAEFAGVASHMLANAKQADGEHAMWLKRYAGHKETAETDLEALLSKLYETDGNPKRWILNRLIERIYTSPPHPFIQRLQHPDRKTIYGYVMEHHHFLVQWVRCCSSIISRTDLEDVQLYEIDNIVSEFRGNPPEQQSHHELLLRMGESIGVDRTIVYSTKPLPATANCLAWWNRIANECSWIETMAAMHTLELTANPEIKKLGSDMTYFDPAILEDRKYPDAVKSFLYEGYKADAGHSMEALDLIVKYCNTTELQHDIQSVVYKTVKLLDDYLMARLERGEMLAD; encoded by the coding sequence GTGAAATGCCCTGTATGTCTTGAAAAGACTGAATGGACTGAAGGCGCAGAATTTGCCGGTGTAGCCTCACACATGCTGGCTAATGCGAAACAGGCTGACGGCGAGCATGCCATGTGGCTTAAGAGGTATGCCGGTCATAAGGAAACTGCTGAAACCGATCTGGAAGCGCTGCTGAGCAAGCTCTATGAAACCGACGGCAACCCGAAGAGATGGATATTGAACCGTCTCATTGAAAGAATATACACCTCCCCGCCACACCCGTTTATTCAGAGGCTACAGCATCCGGACAGGAAGACAATCTACGGTTATGTGATGGAACATCACCATTTTCTTGTCCAGTGGGTGAGGTGCTGTTCGTCGATAATTTCGCGCACTGATCTGGAGGATGTGCAGCTTTATGAGATAGATAATATTGTCTCAGAGTTCAGGGGAAATCCGCCTGAACAGCAGTCGCATCACGAGCTTCTTCTCAGGATGGGTGAGAGCATAGGTGTTGACAGAACTATTGTGTATTCAACCAAGCCACTCCCCGCTACAGCAAACTGTCTGGCATGGTGGAATCGCATAGCAAATGAATGCAGCTGGATTGAAACGATGGCTGCAATGCACACGCTCGAACTCACGGCAAACCCCGAAATAAAGAAATTGGGCTCAGACATGACTTATTTCGATCCGGCCATTCTTGAGGACAGAAAATATCCCGATGCAGTCAAGTCCTTCCTTTATGAGGGTTACAAGGCAGATGCCGGTCACTCGATGGAAGCCCTGGATCTTATAGTGAAGTACTGCAACACAACGGAGCTACAGCATGACATCCAGTCAGTAGTGTACAAAACTGTGAAGCTCCTGGATGACTATCTCATGGCAAGGCTTGAGAGGGGCGAGATGCTTGCAGATTAA
- a CDS encoding TA0938 family protein, with protein MTISWQGLRGARCLQINNIHGCALCDAAWGEYWEEVENERMRFCCDICAFAFKNMVGEVKKSAHWPRLEKIEIQGDNTIGRKCLAAYNGNEFRFYIKFSNDGRISDFHRL; from the coding sequence ATGACTATCTCATGGCAAGGCTTGAGAGGGGCGAGATGCTTGCAGATTAACAACATTCACGGATGCGCGCTCTGCGATGCCGCATGGGGAGAATACTGGGAGGAGGTTGAAAACGAAAGGATGCGCTTCTGCTGCGACATCTGTGCTTTTGCATTCAAGAATATGGTAGGTGAAGTCAAGAAGTCTGCTCACTGGCCGCGTCTGGAAAAAATAGAGATCCAGGGAGACAATACGATTGGCAGGAAGTGTCTTGCCGCCTATAATGGAAACGAATTCAGGTTTTATATCAAGTTCAGCAACGATGGCAGAATATCTGATTTCCACAGATTGTGA
- a CDS encoding ATP-binding protein, with product MEEDDILKMLDSWNSWNRGTDAGLPRDFYVDRITGFLTDPAISIVIETGIRRAGKSFIAKQVVKRLVEEGFSKNRILIINLEDERLMDRDYRLLLEMYDVYKHKMNPNEGSIVIIDEAQEVDGWERFVRGLSERGEAKFLITGSSSKLLDSEYATLLSGRHIVVYVHPLNLHEYKQFRGKSDVSVDYLREGGFPAVVLSGRKPDLIINYFNTIILKDVIQRFRIQKQDILIRLAKFYITSIGSKITFNSVSKFLKLPVKTTYNFSLCLEKSYLIFFVDRFSFSIKAQNNSPRKVYTTDNSFPAVLGINPVEIKGRLLENSVAATLYLISRHHPEFHFYYWNENNNEVDFIIKDKQNYEIVQVAYSVKEERTRTREVEALLDCAARLNVGKAEIITMDYTSEELVNNIGIKYVSASDWIENKLQQYGLN from the coding sequence ATGGAAGAAGATGACATATTGAAGATGCTGGACTCATGGAATTCTTGGAATCGCGGTACAGATGCAGGCTTGCCCAGAGACTTTTATGTTGACCGAATAACAGGTTTTCTAACAGATCCAGCGATATCAATCGTCATCGAGACCGGAATCCGGCGAGCCGGCAAGTCCTTTATTGCAAAACAGGTCGTAAAGAGACTTGTTGAAGAAGGTTTTTCAAAAAATCGGATTCTGATTATCAACCTGGAGGATGAACGGCTAATGGATAGAGATTACCGCCTCCTGCTTGAAATGTATGATGTTTACAAACATAAGATGAATCCAAATGAAGGCAGTATTGTAATCATAGATGAAGCGCAGGAAGTTGATGGATGGGAACGCTTCGTGAGAGGTCTGTCGGAAAGGGGCGAAGCGAAGTTCCTGATTACCGGCTCCTCGTCAAAGCTGTTGGACTCGGAATATGCCACTCTTTTGTCCGGCAGACATATTGTAGTTTATGTGCACCCGCTGAACTTGCATGAATATAAGCAGTTCAGAGGAAAAAGTGATGTCTCCGTCGATTACCTCAGGGAAGGCGGTTTCCCGGCAGTAGTTCTCTCTGGCAGAAAGCCTGACCTGATAATCAATTATTTCAATACTATAATTCTAAAGGATGTAATACAGAGGTTCAGGATACAGAAGCAGGACATTCTCATACGGCTCGCAAAATTTTACATAACGAGCATAGGGTCAAAAATAACTTTCAACAGCGTTTCAAAATTTCTCAAATTGCCTGTGAAGACTACATACAACTTTTCTCTGTGCCTTGAAAAATCATACCTGATATTTTTTGTTGACAGATTCTCATTCTCCATAAAAGCTCAAAATAACAGCCCGAGAAAGGTGTACACCACAGATAATTCGTTTCCCGCTGTGCTTGGTATCAATCCTGTTGAAATCAAAGGCAGACTGCTGGAGAATAGTGTGGCCGCAACGCTTTATTTGATTTCCAGGCACCATCCTGAATTCCACTTCTACTACTGGAATGAGAACAACAATGAAGTGGACTTCATAATCAAGGATAAACAGAATTATGAGATTGTACAGGTGGCCTATTCTGTGAAAGAGGAGCGAACAAGGACCAGAGAGGTAGAAGCTCTGCTGGACTGCGCCGCCAGACTCAACGTTGGCAAAGCCGAAATAATTACAATGGATTACACGAGTGAAGAGCTGGTCAACAATATTGGTATAAAATACGTTTCAGCTTCAGATTGGATCGAAAACAAGTTGCAACAATATGGGTTGAATTAA
- a CDS encoding SMP-30/gluconolactonase/LRE family protein — protein sequence MAETIGQIRCTLAEGPLWDSRKNKLYWVDIIGGKIHSYDADANTFESFNAGKFVSCILIRQSGSFLIAMKHSVYSLDLHNGIEKLASLDYEPANNRFNDGKCDAAGRLWLGSMDMDEKRPTGSLYLIDENLDVQKKAGGLTVSNGIAWSPDNTKMYHVDSPTRRVYSYRYDLLSGEISDKETLIEIPPGEGFPDGITTDTEGNIYVAQWGGYCVSVWNSGGALIRKIPIPVRNVSSCAFGGVDMRDLFVTTSAFDLSGEHLKEEKLSGAVFRERNDIRGTESTPFKG from the coding sequence ATGGCGGAAACAATAGGGCAGATAAGATGCACACTGGCTGAGGGTCCGCTATGGGACTCACGAAAGAATAAGCTTTACTGGGTTGATATCATTGGGGGTAAAATTCATTCATATGATGCTGATGCAAACACATTCGAGTCATTCAACGCAGGAAAGTTCGTCAGCTGCATTCTGATCAGGCAGAGCGGCAGTTTTCTGATTGCCATGAAACATTCCGTCTACTCTCTGGATTTACACAATGGCATTGAAAAGTTGGCTTCTCTTGACTATGAACCTGCGAACAACAGGTTCAACGACGGAAAATGTGATGCTGCAGGAAGGCTGTGGCTCGGGAGCATGGACATGGATGAAAAGAGACCAACCGGCAGCCTCTATCTGATTGATGAGAATCTGGATGTGCAGAAGAAAGCGGGAGGTCTCACAGTATCAAATGGAATTGCATGGTCTCCGGATAATACAAAGATGTATCACGTCGATTCTCCGACAAGACGCGTCTACTCCTACCGCTATGACCTACTGAGCGGCGAAATTTCCGATAAGGAAACGCTGATTGAGATTCCGCCCGGCGAAGGATTTCCCGACGGAATCACAACAGACACTGAAGGCAACATATACGTCGCCCAGTGGGGAGGATACTGTGTGTCAGTCTGGAATTCTGGCGGAGCACTCATAAGGAAGATACCGATACCAGTTCGCAACGTTTCTTCATGCGCGTTTGGTGGAGTCGATATGCGCGACCTATTCGTGACAACGTCTGCGTTCGATCTAAGCGGAGAGCATCTGAAGGAGGAAAAGCTGAGCGGAGCGGTATTCAGGGAGAGAAATGATATCAGGGGTACAGAGTCAACGCCATTTAAGGGCTGA
- a CDS encoding carbohydrate kinase, whose product MNYVVSSGEMLIDLTQLDRRGHIIFEAHPGGAPANVAVGIARLGGKSRFFGKLSRDFFGDMLLQTLKKNGVDAGFVPDRSERQTALAIVILDKSGDRKFVFYHDRSADTKLSPVDVTDRIFEDASVFHLGSVSMATDPSRSAMIELVKRARLANCLVSCDLNIRENLFSEKEDVGATLKFLLSNSDIFKCSEEELHLLDYGPDGYKSRDNAGDYGERWIRNCIDHILAAGPALVIVTRGRQGAVIGCEDSTVSVPAFRVRAVDTTGAGDAFTAALLYRLVRDGLAVSSSIRDIPEDTLTELGAFCNAAAGFSCTRYGGIDSLPAIRNVSGILKSAK is encoded by the coding sequence ATGAATTATGTAGTGAGTTCGGGAGAAATGCTGATTGATCTGACGCAATTGGATCGCAGAGGGCATATTATTTTTGAAGCGCATCCCGGCGGTGCTCCGGCAAATGTAGCAGTGGGAATAGCCAGACTCGGCGGCAAATCACGCTTTTTTGGAAAACTCTCCAGAGACTTTTTCGGCGATATGCTTCTGCAGACACTGAAGAAAAATGGCGTTGATGCGGGTTTTGTTCCGGACCGATCGGAGAGGCAGACCGCACTAGCCATTGTTATACTCGACAAATCAGGGGACAGGAAATTTGTATTCTATCATGACAGGAGTGCTGACACCAAACTTTCGCCGGTAGATGTTACGGATAGGATTTTTGAAGATGCATCCGTCTTCCACCTTGGATCCGTTTCGATGGCTACGGATCCTTCAAGAAGTGCTATGATTGAACTGGTCAAGAGAGCAAGATTGGCGAACTGTCTGGTTTCCTGCGATCTCAATATTAGAGAGAATTTGTTTTCTGAGAAGGAGGATGTAGGCGCTACACTGAAGTTTCTGCTGTCAAATTCAGATATTTTCAAGTGCAGCGAAGAAGAACTTCACCTGCTTGATTACGGTCCAGACGGATATAAATCACGAGATAACGCAGGCGATTACGGCGAACGCTGGATCCGCAACTGCATAGACCATATACTTGCCGCAGGACCCGCGCTTGTAATCGTCACCAGGGGAAGGCAGGGTGCTGTTATCGGATGCGAAGACAGCACTGTGAGCGTTCCCGCCTTCAGGGTGAGGGCAGTCGATACGACAGGTGCCGGCGATGCCTTCACAGCCGCATTGCTTTATCGGCTTGTCAGGGACGGTCTGGCGGTTTCTTCCAGCATCCGCGATATTCCTGAGGACACATTGACGGAACTCGGCGCTTTCTGCAATGCTGCTGCCGGATTCAGTTGCACACGTTATGGCGGAATCGATTCCCTGCCGGCCATCAGAAACGTGTCAGGGATTCTTAAGTCAGCTAAATGA
- a CDS encoding (Fe-S)-binding protein, with amino-acid sequence MSPADEKRLNSLAFLKKFTYSSLMQNYIPFPMDTKLCSGWAEGIPTEGHTIMYTSMMYQMAPLFRRYEKLLPTISKMKGISQFAGIGKYFYKPSKTEIERAYRILRNIASMLRNSGVQFAYLYDEEPYSGALLLELGMIDEFREYGKHLLDFFGSRGIERLITVDPHTTNALSRLREYYGSGIEIVPYLFLLKGAKAEGEFVLHDSCLYSKHLKMYESIRHFIKDSGLRLVEDRMVTGRETAMCCGSPVGVVSPELSEKIAARRAKKLTSVGNRVMLMCPMCYQNLSPHIQNVSDLAEVIH; translated from the coding sequence ATGTCTCCTGCAGATGAAAAGCGCCTGAATTCTCTGGCATTCTTGAAAAAATTCACGTACAGCAGCCTCATGCAGAACTATATCCCGTTCCCCATGGACACGAAATTGTGTTCCGGATGGGCAGAGGGAATCCCGACTGAAGGTCACACCATAATGTACACTTCCATGATGTACCAGATGGCACCACTTTTCAGGAGATACGAAAAGCTTCTTCCAACCATTTCAAAGATGAAGGGGATTTCACAATTTGCAGGGATCGGGAAGTATTTTTACAAACCTTCAAAGACCGAGATTGAGAGAGCATATCGCATTCTCCGCAACATCGCATCGATGCTCAGAAATTCGGGGGTTCAATTCGCTTATCTGTATGATGAGGAGCCATACAGCGGCGCGCTGCTTCTGGAACTCGGCATGATTGACGAGTTCAGGGAATATGGGAAGCACCTGCTGGACTTCTTTGGAAGCAGGGGCATCGAAAGGCTGATAACCGTTGACCCCCACACCACAAATGCGCTGTCCAGACTCAGGGAGTATTACGGATCTGGCATTGAAATTGTTCCATACCTCTTTCTTCTGAAGGGCGCAAAGGCTGAAGGCGAATTTGTCCTTCACGACTCCTGTCTGTACTCAAAACATCTTAAAATGTACGAAAGTATCAGGCATTTCATCAAGGACAGCGGACTCAGACTGGTGGAGGACAGAATGGTCACAGGCAGGGAGACAGCAATGTGCTGCGGTTCACCCGTGGGGGTTGTGAGCCCGGAGCTCAGCGAGAAAATAGCCGCTCGCAGGGCAAAAAAACTGACTTCTGTCGGGAACAGGGTGATGTTGATGTGCCCCATGTGCTATCAGAATCTTTCTCCTCACATTCAGAATGTTTCGGATCTTGCGGAGGTGATTCACTGA